The sequence CGGCCGTGCGCCTCCTCGCCGGCACGCCGGCGACGAACACCCCCGAGCCATCCCGCGGCTCCTGACCCGCGACGTCCAGAACACCTAGACTGCCCCCATGCCGGTCGACATGACGCATCCCGTCCTGACCACGCTCGAATCCGTGCTCGACACGGCCCGCCCGCTGACCTCGGGCGCGGTCGCCGACTACATCCCCGAGCTCGCGAAGGTCGACGCCGAGTCCCTCGGCATCTCGCTCGTCTCCAGTCGCGGCGATGTGCACGACGCGGGCGACAGCGACATCGCGTTCACGATCCAGTCGGTGTCGAAACCGTTCGTGCTCGCGCTCGCGCTCGACGAGCACGGCCTCGACGAGGTCACGAAGCACGTCGGCCTCGAACCGAGCGGCGAGCCGTTCAACGCGATCAGTCTCGACGCCGAGACAGGTCGACCGCTGAACCCGATGATCAACGCGGGTGCGATGGTCACGTCGTCGCTGATCGCCGGTGCGACCGCCGACGAGAAGTTCGCCGTCATCAAAGACGGGCTCGAACGCTTCGCCGGGCGCGACCTCATCGTCGACGAGGACGTGTTCGACTCCGAGACATCCACCGGCGATCGCAACCGCGCACTCGCCTACCTCGCGCTCTCGACCGGGTCGCTCGCGGCATCCGTCGACGTGGCGACGGCCGCGTACTTCCGGCAGTGCTCGGTCGCGGTCACCGCACGCGATCTCGCGATCATGGCCGCGACGCTCGCGACCGGAGGCGTGAACCCGACCACCCGCGAACGCGTGATCAGCGAAGACGCCGCCCGCTGGACCACCGCGGTGATGACCAGCTGCGGCATGTACGACGACTCGGGCACCTGGATGGTGAACGTCGGCCTGCCCGCGAAATCGGGCGTCGGCGGCGGCATCGTCGCGGTGCAACCCGGGCAGTTCGGCATCGGCACGTTCAGCCCCCGCCTCGACGAACGCGGCAACAGCGTGCGCGGCGTCGCCATGCTCGAAGCACTCTCGAAGCGGTACGGGCTGCACATGCTCTCGCATCGCGGCGAACCGCACTCACCCGTCGGCTCCCTCAGGAGCGAGGAGGGGCGCACGGTCGCCGAACTCCGCGGCGAGATCTACTTCGCCGCCGCGGAAGAGATCTTCACGCGCCTCACCCCGCTGATGAACGACGACGGATGCCTCGTGCTCGACTTCTCCAACGTGACACGCGTCGGGCTGGCCGTGAAAGAGCTGTTCCGCGCGGTGCCGCAGCTCGTCGGCGAGACGAGCTCGGGGCAGCCACGCGCCATCGTCGTCGACCCCGACGGAGTGCTCGACGAGGCGTAGTGCGCGCATTCGCCCGGCCCCATGTATTAGTGTGGCCAAAATGACGGCGGATGGTTCGCTGCGATCGAATTGTGATGCGGGTGGCTGGGGACCGCCGACTGACGGCAGGTTCGCGAAGCGACCCGCCCAGGGCATACACTCGGCGGCAGTGACACGGGGTGCTGCGCACGCGCGCGGCTGAGATCACACCCGTCGAACCTGATCTAGTTCGTACTAGCGAAGGGATGTCGCCCATGCGCGATCGTCTGTCCGTCAACCATGCCCAGCAGCAGCTCGAGCGGCTCAGAGAGACGTCACCGCTCACGCACTGCATCACCAACAGCGTCGTCACGAACTTCACCGCGAATGCGCTGCTCGCGATCGGCGCCGCACCCGCGATGGTCGACATCGTCGGCGAAGCCGGCCCGTTCGCCCGCGTCGCGGGCGGCCTGTTGGTGAACCTCGGCACGCCCACGCCCGAACAACGCGACGCCGCGCGCGAAGCGGTCGCCGGGGCATCCGAAGCGGGCACGCCCTGGGTGCTCGACCCGGTCGCGATCGGCGCACTGCCGATCCGCACCGCGCTCGCGCGCGAACTCGTCGCACACCGCCCCACCGTCGTGCGCGGCAACGCCTCCGAGATCCTCGCGCTCGCGGGCGAGGGAGCCGGCGGCCGCGGCGTCGACGCGGCGGACAGCACGGATGCCGCGACCGACGCCGCCGAACACCTCGCGCGCACCTACGGCTCGGTCGTCGCCGTCTCAGGGCCTGTCGACCTCATCACCGACGGCACCCGCACCGCCCGGATCTCGAACGGCGACGCCCTGCTCACCCGCATCACCGGCGGCGGCTGCGCGCTCGGCGCGATCATGGCGGCCTTCCTCGCGACCGCGCCCGCGCACGACACCCGCGCCGCCGGCACCGGCCACCCCGACGACGTCACCCCCGACGACACCGCGTTCGACGCGACCGTCGCCGCCACACTCGTGTACACCATCGCCGCGGAGCTCGCGGCCGCGCGCTCCAACGGACCCGGCACGTTCGCCACGCAGTTCCTCGACGCCCTCGCCGCCATGACCCCCGCCCGGCTCGGAGAACGCGCCCGCCTCACCGTCACGAGCCTCGCCACCGTCTGAGACGTTCCGCCTACGCAAGCACCCCCGGTCAATTCGCCGACGACCCCGCCTTCGGGGCCGACCGTGCACGGAACTCGAAGAAGCTCCGCTCGAGCACCGTGCCGGTCGGCCACCGCCCGGCGACCGCCAGCATCTCTTCGGCCAGATGCGCCGCGCAGGTCGGCGGCCAGCCGTTCACCGCCGCCCCCGCACGCATCGCCTCCACGATCTCGCGGCGCGACAGATCGGATTCGGTCACCAAGGCCGTCGACGACGGCGCCCCTGAAGTCACCCCGGCGAAGGCCCGGTAACACTCGCACGCCGTCGCGCCTGGTCGCAGCATCGACTCGGCGCACGGGCTCGGGATCCAGGCCAGCTCGCCGTTCACCCCGAAGCAGAAATCGTCGGCGCGCTCGCCCTGCGTGCGTGCCGTCACGGTCAGTAGTCGCATGTTCCATCTCCGTACTCGGCACGAGCAGGAGCAGGATAGGCAGCACCGCCGACATCCCGCGGCTCGCGGCCGCGGCCGCGGCGGAGCGTTTACGCAGGCGTTTCGACTCGTAACATCCCCGTGACATAGCTTTGTCGTACACTGGGCCAAATGCCCTGGCCGTGGCCCTGATGCCACGCAGCGAAACGAAGTGTTATTTCTGGTCTCACCACGCACCCCTTCCGGACGGCCCTCGCCCGTCCGCAACATCGTGCGCTGCGGCGCTGCCGCCTCCTCCTCCCCCTTCCCCCCTCGAAGCTCCACGCCGACGCCGTCGGCGTGGTACCCCCGGGCCACGGCCGTGGTCCTCAACGAAAAGGAAAATGACGACATGGCCACTGGCACCGTCAAATGGTTCAACTCTGAAAAGGGCTTCGGCTTCATTGCTCCCGACGACGGCTCCGCCGACGTCTTCGCGCACTTCAGCGCGATCTCCGGTGCGGGCTACCGCAACCTCGAAGAGGGCCAGAAGGTTGAGTTCGACACCGAGCAGGGCCAGAAGGGCCCGCAGGCTGCGAACATCCGCGCCCTCTAAAGAGCAGCACGAACAGCGGGCCCGCCACGATTCGTCGTGGCGGGCCCGCTCTCGTCTTTGCGGTCACCCGATCGACGCCGCGCGTTGCGCGAGGTACGCACGCACCTCCGGGACATCCGTCATCGCCGCCGCCCGCGCGTACGCATCCCGCGCCTCCGCGTCGCGACCCGCGCGCGACAGCAGGTCGGCGCGGGTCGCCCACCACGGCTGGAACGTCTCCCCCACGGATGCCTCGGGCAGTGCCGCGAGCCCGGCATCCGCGCCGTCCGTGCGCCCGACGACCGCGGCGAGCGCGACGCGCGCCCCCAGGCTCGGCGCCACCGCCACGAGCGCGGTCGAGAGGGCGCGGAGCGCAACCCAATCGGTCCGGCCGGTGCGCCTCCGGTCGATGTGCACCGCCTGGATCGCCGCCTCGAGCTGAAACCGACCGGGCGCGCCGCCGCCAGCCGAGGCCCGACGCAGGTACGCCTCGCCCTCGTCGATCAACGCCGCATCCCAGTCGGCCGGGTCCTGTTCGTCGAGCGGCACGAACTCGCCGCGCCGCGCACCCTGACGCCGCGCGAGCGAGAGCGTGACCAGCGCAGCCAGGCCCCACGCCTCGCGTTCGTCGCCGAGCAGGGTCGCGAGCACGACCGCGAGGTACTGCGCCTCGCCCGCCAGCGAGCCCGCGTCACCGCGCCAGGCGATCGCGGCGCACCCGTAGACCGCCTCGAGCAGCGCCGACGTTCGCTCGGCGAGCGCGGCACGATCGGGAAGCTCGAACGGGATGCGCGCGAGCTTGATCCTCCGCTTCGCGCGCACGAGCCGCTGCGCCATGGCCGCCTGCGGCACCGCGAACGCGGTCGCGATCTGCGCCGCCTCGAACCCGAGCACGGTCTGCAGCATGAGCGGCGCACGAGCGGCCGGGTCGATGGCCGGGTGCGCGCAGACGGCGAGCAGCTCGAACCGGCGGTCGGGGATGCGATCCGGGTCCAGCTCGGCGAACGGGTCGACGGCGAGCGGATGCCCCGGGCCGGCGCCGGTTCGGAACACACCGCCGCCCGAGACATCCGGAGCGTCGTGCCCGTCGTCGACCGGCACCGTCGCGCGGTGCGCGGCCGACTTCCACACGTCGCGCTGCCGGTTGCGGGCCACGGTCACCAACCACCCTTCGGGGTTCTGCGGCACGCCCTGGGCCGGCCAGGTCGTGAGGGCCGCCTCGAACGCGCCCGCGAGTGCGTCCTCGGCGAGCGCGAGGTCGCCCGTGGGCGCGGCGAGCACCGCGACGAGCCGGCCGTACGCCTCGCGCGCGACCCGCTCGACGGCGACTCGCGTGGCGTGCGCACTCGCGTCGTCAGCGCGAGCTGCGTCGGCTGGACGCGCCGGTTCGCCGTCGCGGACCGCGTCGCCGGAATGCGCGTCGCTCGCGCAGTGCTCGTCGCTCGCCCGGTGCGCGTCGCTCGCGCGGTGCTCGTCGCTCGCCCGGTGCTCGTCGCTCGCGCGGTGCTCGTCGCGCGCCCGGTGCTCGTCCCTGGCCCGGCGCTCGTCGCTCGCCCGGTGCGCGTCCCTCGCCCGGTGCTCGTCCCTGGACCGGTGCTCGTCGCTCGCGCAGTGTTCGTCGCTCGCGCGGGCGGCGTCGCCCACGCGCTTGTCGCGTGTCACCCGGCGTGCGGTGCGGGCGTCTCGAACGTGGTCCACACGCCGTCGACGGTATGCGTCGCGCTCGGCCGCACCTCGACCGCGCCCCACGACACCGACGGCGCCTGGCGCGCGTACTCGATCGCCGTGTCGAGGTCAGGTACGTCGATGACGAACATCCCGCCGAGTTGTTCCTTGGTGTCGGCGAACGGCCCGTCCTGCACCTGCAGGTCGCCGTCGGCGACGCGGACGGTGGTCGTGACGTCGGAGGGTTGCAGCACCTCGGCCGAGATCAGCACCCCCGCGGCGTGCAGCGTTGCGGCGTAACTGGCGAACTCGCGCTGCCCCTCGGCCATGCCCGCCTCGCCGAGCTCGTCGGGCGACATCTCCGGGTAGTGCAGCAACAGGGTGTATCGCATGATCGTTCCTCCCGTTCAGCGCCCAGCGTAGTGAGCGCCCGGGCCGGCCGTTCCGGCCCTTCACGGTGATGACGATCGAGACGGCCGCCGATCGACACCCTGCGCCGAATGTTCCGGGAGAGGACGGCATTCGTCGGTCCTGCGGCCCCGGAACCCACGAATAGCGTCCTCAACCGACTCGCGCCCCGCGCTACACTCGGCGGCAGTGACACGGGGTGCCGCGCGTCGCGCGCGGCTGAGATCACACCCGTCGAACCTGATCTAGTTCGTACTAGCGAAGGGATGTCGCCCATGCGCGATCGTCTGTCCACCGACCCCGTCCGCCGGCGAGCTGACCTCTCGCTCTACCTCGTCACCGATGCCGCGTTGTGCGGGCCGCGTGGCGTCGTCGCCGTGGTCGCCGAGGCCGTCGCCGGCGGCGTGACCGCCGTGCAGCTCCGCGACAAGACCGCGAGCGACGCCGAGCTGCTGCGGCAGCTCGAGGCGCTCGCCGACGTGATCGACGGCCGGGCGATGCTCGTCGTCAACGACCGGCTCGACGTCGCGGTCGCGGCGCGAGCGCGGGGCATCCGCGTTGACGGCGTGCACCTCGGGCAGGGCGACGCCGCGGTGGCGGCCGCGCGCGAGGCGCTCGGACCGAGCGCAGTCGTGGGCCTCACCGCGAACACGGTCGCGCATCTCGAGGCGGTCGAGCGGATGCCCCGGAGCACGGTCGATTATGTCGGCGTGGGCGTGATCCGGCCGACGGCCACGAAGGCCGACCACCCGCCGGCGCTCGGCATCGACGGGTTCGCCGCGCTGGCCGCGGTGAGCCCCGTGCCGTGCGTCGCGATCGGCGGGGTGCAGGTGCCGGATGTGCCGGCGCTACGCGCGGCCGGTGCGGCAGGCATCGCCGTGGTGTCGGCGATCTGCGCGGCGGCCGAGCCGCGGGAGGCGGCGGCTGAGTTCGTGCGGGCGGCGGGCGGCACAGGACTCGATGCGAGTGCTCCTTCGGCGCGCGCTGCGCGACCGGCGGAGGCGTCGTCGCGCCCCGCGCTACTCGGGGAGCCCGCGGAGCGCCCTGCGCTACTCGCGGAGCCCGCGGCGCGCCACGCGCGACCAGTGGCGTCCGGTGTCCCGCGGGTGCTGAGCATCGCGGGCAGCGACCCATCGGGCGGCGCGGGCATCCAGGCCGACCTGAAGTCGATCGCCGCGGTCGGCGGCTACGGCATGGCCGCGATCACCGCGCTCACCGCGCAGAACACACGCGGGGTGCGCGGCGTGCACGTGCCGCCGACCGCGTTCCTGCGCGACCAGCTCGATGCGCTCTCCGACGACGTCGACATCGATGCGGTGAAGGTCGGCATGCTCGCGAACGCCGAGGTCATCGACACGGCCGCCGCCTGGGTCGAGGCCACCCGGCCGCCCGTCGTCGTGCTCGACCCCGTCATGGTCGCCACGAGCGGCGACCGGCTCCTCGACGCCGAGGCCGAAGCGGCGATGGGCCGGCTGCTGCCGCTCGCCCACCTCGTCACACCCAACCTCGACGAGCTCGCGGTCCTCGCGAACACCTCGCGCGCGAACACCTGGGATGACGCGATCGCGCAGGCCGAGTCGGTGTCGGCGCTGTTCGGGCTGCGCGTGCTCGTCAAGGGCGGACACCTCGGCGGCTCGCGCGCCCCCGACGCACTGGTCGACGCGTCCACGGCGACGATCGTCGAGTTCGACGGCGAGCGCATCGCGACCACGGCGACGCACGGCACCGGATGCTCCCTCTCCTCCGCCGTCGCCACGCTCCGCGTCTCGCGCGGCGGTTGGGAGCCCGCGATCGAGGAGGCGCGGCGCTGGCTCCGCGAGTCGATCCGGCACGGCGAGGGGCTCGAAGTCGGGTCGGGACACGGCCCGGTCAGCCATTTCGCGGGTCTCTGGTCGCGCGGCGGCACGACGACGGCGCCGACGCCCGCCGAGCTCGAGGCCGAGTGGTGGTCCTCGATCGACGACGTGCGCGCGGGCATCGATCAGCTGCCGTTCATCCGCGGGCTCGCCGACGGCACGCTCCGGACCGCGCCGTTCCTCGACTATCTGGCGCAGGACGCGCTCTACCTCGGGGACTACGCGCGCGTACTCGCCGAGGCCTCCCGTCTCGCGCCGGACGCCGCGGCCCAGGCGTTCTGGGCGAACTCGGCGCACGGCGCCCTCGTCGGCGAACTCGAGCTGCACGCGAGCTGGCTCGGCGGCGAAGCATCCGTCTCGGGTCCGGCCGAACCGGATGCCACGACGACCGCGTACCTCGACCATCTGCTCGCGACCGCCGCACGCGGCGACTACCCGGTGCTCGTGGCCGCCCTGCTGCCGTGCTTCTGGCTGTACACCGATCTCGGCGAGCGTCTCGCGGCGGGCGAGTTCGGCGCCGCGGCGCTCGCGCCGGAGCATCCGTACGCCTCGTGGCTCGCGACCTACGCGGATCCCGCGTTCGCGGCGGCGACGCGCCAGGCGGTCGCGATCGTCACGGATGCCGCGTCGCGTGCGAGGCCCGAGGTGCGTGCACGGATGCATCGGGCGTTCCGCGTCTCTTCGGCGCACGAACTCGCATTCTTCGACCGCGCGTGACCCGCACGTGACCCGCACGTGACCCGCGACTGATCTGCCCCGGCGCGCGCAGCTTGAGCGCAACTTGAGCGCCGTTCGAGCACGGAACGGTCTCGCATGGCGGGTGTCCTCAAGCAACACCCACCATGTGCGACCGCTCGTGCGGCTGTGCGGTCGTGCGCTCGTGCGCGTTCTGCGCCGTGACAGCGATGCGGATGTTTCGCTACGTTTGGCGGGAACGAGCCCCAGCCGAGCCGGAGGAGTCCGCGATGCATGCCGAATCCCAGCCCGCCCACGCGTTCGCCGGCGCGTTCGCCGCGAACCCGGACTTCGACTACGAGGTGCGGGGCGCCATCGGTGCGACCGTGGGCGGGGGCGGCGACATCGGCGAGATCCTCGCCGCGGTGCGCGACGTGAAGCCGAAGGATCACGAAGGGTGGTTCGCGGCCTGGCGCGGGCTCGGCGAGCGGGTGCTGGCGCAGGCGGATGCCTCGGCGGCACGCGGGCACAACGTCTCCGCCGCCGCGGCGTACCTCCGCGCCGCGTGCTATCTGGGCCGCGCCGTGAACGCGGTCGCCTCGCTGCCGAGTGACGACGCCCTGCTGCCGACGTTCCGGGCGCACCTCGGCGCGTGGGAACGATACGTCGACACCGTCGCGACCACGGTCGAGCGCCTCGCCATCCCGTACGAGGGCGGCTCGCTGCCCGGGTATCTCTTCAGCCCGGCCGCCGACGGCGCCGCCCGGCCGACCCTCGTGCTGAACCTCGGCAGCGACGAGTCGATCGCCGACGCCTGGGTCGGGGCCGGGCCGGCCGCGCTTGCGCGCGGCTACCGAGTGCTGGTCTTCGTAGGACCCGGTCAGCAGGAGCTGCTCTTCGAACGCGACGTGCCGTTCCGGCACGACTGGGAGGCGGTGCTCACGCCCGTGGTCGACGCACTCGTCGCGCGGCCAGACGTCGATGCGAAGCGACTGGCGGTGTGGGGTGTCAGCCAGGCCGGCTACTGGGTGCCGCGGGCGCTGGCGTACGAGCACCGGTTCGCGGCGGCCATCGTCGACCCCGGCGTGGTCGACGTCTCCACGTCATGGCTCGGACACATGCCGAAGGGCATGGTCAAGCTCGCCGAAGACGGCGAGCACGAGAAGTTCGACCACGAGATGGCGATCGGCATGCGGTTCTCGGCCGAGACCGCCCGCACCTGGCGCTTCCGCGCTCGGCCGTACGGGGCCGACGGATACGCCGCCACCGTCTCGAAGGTCCTGACGTATCGGCTGACCGAGACCGAGGGCGCCGCGATCTCGACCCCGATGCTCATCACCGCGCCCGAGCACGAGCAGTTCTGGCCCGGGCAGTCCGCACAGCTCGCGGCCCTCGCACCGACGGTGTCGACGCTGGTCGAGTTCACCGCGGCAGAGGGCGGAGACCTGCACTGCGAGCCGCTCGCGCACAGCCTGCTCGCGGCGCGCGCGTTCGACTGGCTGGACGAGCGACTCGCGGGCTGACGCCCACGACCAAACCCGTCACCCCCGGCGTCAGATCACGCCGATGAACGAGTCGCGCCGGAGCTGCGCGTGCGTCGCGTGGAACTTGCCGTCGGCCGTCCACCACGCCTCGCGGCCTTCGGCGTTCGGCTCGTTCTCGACCACCACCGGCCAGTGCTCCTTGATGTTCTTCACGTAGTACCGCAGCTCGCCGCCGACGGTGCGCTTCTCCAGCTTGTCCGAGCGCTCGAGGCGCTCCTGCGTCAGGTCCTCATCCACGAGCTCATGCTATGAGGCGCGAAGGCGGAATACCGGTCATCGGATCCCGGGTGTCGATCACGCGTCATGCGGACTCCGCAGCGATACGATGGTCGTCGAAGTTCTTAATGTCTGAACATGCATGGATCACCGCCCGCACCCGCTGCCGAACGAGCAGCGCTTCGAGGAGTCGCCGATGACCGAGCCCGAACACCAGCTGCCGGCTGAGATCTTCATGGACCTCGATCGGTCCGGGCCGGTCCCCCTGTACTTCCAGGTGTCGAGCCGGCTGGAGCAGGCCATCCGCGACGGCGCGGTCCCTCCCGGTGCCAGGATCGAGAACGAGGTGAGCCTCGGCAACCGGCTCGGGCTCTCCCGTCCGACGATCCGCCGCGCGATCCAGGAGCTCGTCGACAAGGGCTTGCTCGTCCGCCGTCGCGGCATCGGCACCCAGGTCGTCAACGGCCGGGTCTCGCGGAATGTCGCGCTGACCAGCCTGCACGAAGACCTCGAGCGGACCGGCCAGCACCCGAGCACCCAGTTGCTCACCGCCGAGGTCAGAGCGGCCGATGCCGAGGTCGCCGGCGAGCTCGGCATCGAGCTCGGTGCGCCGACCCTCCACCTGCTCCGCGTGCGTTCCGCCGACGGCGTCCCGCTCGCGGTCATGGACAACGTGCTGACGACCGACTTCGTCGATCTCGACACGGAGGCCCTCGACCGCCACGGCTTGTACCAGCTGCTGCGAGCGCGCGGCACCACCATGCGGGTCGCCAAGCAGCGCATCGGCGCGCGCGCCGCGACACCGGCCGAATGCCGGCTGCTCGACCTGTCCACGGCCGCCGCGGTGCTCACCATGGATCGAACCGCCTACGACAGCGCCGGCCGCGTCATCGAGTATGCGCGGCACTGCTACCGCCCCGATCTCTACTCCTTCGAGATCACCCTGATCGACCGCTGACCCGGTCGCGCCGCGGGCCGGCGCAGCGCGGGCCGGCGCAGCGCGCGCCGGCGCGAGCCGGTCACGACGCCGTGAGCCGCGAGCGCAGCGTGAGGATCTCGCCACCGCGCACCACCAAGCCCGAGGCATCCGTCACCTCGTCGCCACCATCGCCCAACAGGCCGGTCCGCGACCAGCCGGCCGACGAGCGCAGCGTCAACGGCGCGAGCCGGTCACGGCGCCGCGAGCCGCGAGCGCAGCGTGAGGATCTCGCCACCGCGCACCACCAAGCCCGAGGCATCCGCCACCTCGTCGGCGCCATCGCCCGCCAGGTCGGTCCGCGACCAGCCGGCCGACGAGCGCAGCGTGAGCGGCGCGTCCTCGGCGAGGTAGTTGACGAACCTGAGCTCGGCGTCGCCGTCGACGCGGCGCGCCGATTCGAGCACGACCGCGCCGCTCGCCTGCACGTCGACGACGGGCGCGGGCAGCGGACCGTCGGCCGCGCCGGTGCCGCGCACGACGAGCGGCTCGTGCCGGAAGGCCTCGGCCGCCGACACGAGCGCCTCGTCGGCGACCACACCGGCGTCACCGACGACGAGGCCGAACTCGGTCCGCACACGCTCGCCGAGGTACTGCGCGCCGGGAACCGGGAACTCGGAGCCGGCCGGCTCGTCGCGGAGCGGATGCACGTTGACGCTCATCATGCCGACCGCGCGCAGCAGGGTCAGCGCGAGCGCGTCCTCGGATGCGCCATCGCCCGCGCCGTCGCTCACCAGCTCGTACTCGGTGAGCTTGTCCACGAGCACGCCGGCCGCGCCCGCGGCGGCGAACCGGTAGGCGGGATAGGTCGCCAGCGGGAACTCGCCCCAGCCACCCTCGCCCTCGCGCCCGCGCTCGGTGATGCCGTACTGGCCCGCGCTCCGCGAACCGGGGAGATCACGTGCCCCGACGGGCACGAGGATCCGCAGCCGGTGGTCGGAGACGGGGTTGACGAGGTCGACGCCCACCCGCAGGAAGGACTCCCCCTCGCGCAGCTCCACGATCGTGTCGACGACCAGCTCGGCCGTCGCGCCCGATCGGCGGCGGTCGGCGTCGAGTCCGACCGGCACCGCGTAGGCGCGACGGATCAGGATGCGCCCGCGCAGCGGGCCGCGCTCGAGGAGCGTGATCTCCACGTGCGACGGCGTGTCGACGGCCGACGGCGTGTCGACGGCCGACGTCGGATCGACGGGCCCGTAGTTGTACGAATCGCCGCGATCGCCCTCGTCGACGAGTCGCAGGGCGCCGTCGAGCACGCCCCCGGTCGCCGATTCGAGGCGCACGGTGCCGTCGGGGTTCACGGTGACGGTCAGGGCGCCGTTCGTGAGCGAGCGTTCGGTCGCGCGCACCGGGGCCGACGGGGCGGGCGCCGTCGACTCGCTCACCGCGGCGAGCCCGAGCCCGGGCAGG is a genomic window of Agromyces protaetiae containing:
- a CDS encoding RNA polymerase sigma factor, with the translated sequence MDHVRDARTARRVTRDKRVGDAARASDEHCASDEHRSRDEHRARDAHRASDERRARDEHRARDEHRASDEHRASDEHRASDAHRASDEHCASDAHSGDAVRDGEPARPADAARADDASAHATRVAVERVAREAYGRLVAVLAAPTGDLALAEDALAGAFEAALTTWPAQGVPQNPEGWLVTVARNRQRDVWKSAAHRATVPVDDGHDAPDVSGGGVFRTGAGPGHPLAVDPFAELDPDRIPDRRFELLAVCAHPAIDPAARAPLMLQTVLGFEAAQIATAFAVPQAAMAQRLVRAKRRIKLARIPFELPDRAALAERTSALLEAVYGCAAIAWRGDAGSLAGEAQYLAVVLATLLGDEREAWGLAALVTLSLARRQGARRGEFVPLDEQDPADWDAALIDEGEAYLRRASAGGGAPGRFQLEAAIQAVHIDRRRTGRTDWVALRALSTALVAVAPSLGARVALAAVVGRTDGADAGLAALPEASVGETFQPWWATRADLLSRAGRDAEARDAYARAAAMTDVPEVRAYLAQRAASIG
- a CDS encoding GntR family transcriptional regulator produces the protein MTEPEHQLPAEIFMDLDRSGPVPLYFQVSSRLEQAIRDGAVPPGARIENEVSLGNRLGLSRPTIRRAIQELVDKGLLVRRRGIGTQVVNGRVSRNVALTSLHEDLERTGQHPSTQLLTAEVRAADAEVAGELGIELGAPTLHLLRVRSADGVPLAVMDNVLTTDFVDLDTEALDRHGLYQLLRARGTTMRVAKQRIGARAATPAECRLLDLSTAAAVLTMDRTAYDSAGRVIEYARHCYRPDLYSFEITLIDR
- a CDS encoding alpha/beta hydrolase family protein, giving the protein MHAESQPAHAFAGAFAANPDFDYEVRGAIGATVGGGGDIGEILAAVRDVKPKDHEGWFAAWRGLGERVLAQADASAARGHNVSAAAAYLRAACYLGRAVNAVASLPSDDALLPTFRAHLGAWERYVDTVATTVERLAIPYEGGSLPGYLFSPAADGAARPTLVLNLGSDESIADAWVGAGPAALARGYRVLVFVGPGQQELLFERDVPFRHDWEAVLTPVVDALVARPDVDAKRLAVWGVSQAGYWVPRALAYEHRFAAAIVDPGVVDVSTSWLGHMPKGMVKLAEDGEHEKFDHEMAIGMRFSAETARTWRFRARPYGADGYAATVSKVLTYRLTETEGAAISTPMLITAPEHEQFWPGQSAQLAALAPTVSTLVEFTAAEGGDLHCEPLAHSLLAARAFDWLDERLAG
- a CDS encoding YciI family protein: MRYTLLLHYPEMSPDELGEAGMAEGQREFASYAATLHAAGVLISAEVLQPSDVTTTVRVADGDLQVQDGPFADTKEQLGGMFVIDVPDLDTAIEYARQAPSVSWGAVEVRPSATHTVDGVWTTFETPAPHAG
- a CDS encoding DUF7715 family protein, which gives rise to MRLLTVTARTQGERADDFCFGVNGELAWIPSPCAESMLRPGATACECYRAFAGVTSGAPSSTALVTESDLSRREIVEAMRAGAAVNGWPPTCAAHLAEEMLAVAGRWPTGTVLERSFFEFRARSAPKAGSSAN
- a CDS encoding bifunctional hydroxymethylpyrimidine kinase/phosphomethylpyrimidine kinase — its product is MRDRLSTDPVRRRADLSLYLVTDAALCGPRGVVAVVAEAVAGGVTAVQLRDKTASDAELLRQLEALADVIDGRAMLVVNDRLDVAVAARARGIRVDGVHLGQGDAAVAAAREALGPSAVVGLTANTVAHLEAVERMPRSTVDYVGVGVIRPTATKADHPPALGIDGFAALAAVSPVPCVAIGGVQVPDVPALRAAGAAGIAVVSAICAAAEPREAAAEFVRAAGGTGLDASAPSARAARPAEASSRPALLGEPAERPALLAEPAARHARPVASGVPRVLSIAGSDPSGGAGIQADLKSIAAVGGYGMAAITALTAQNTRGVRGVHVPPTAFLRDQLDALSDDVDIDAVKVGMLANAEVIDTAAAWVEATRPPVVVLDPVMVATSGDRLLDAEAEAAMGRLLPLAHLVTPNLDELAVLANTSRANTWDDAIAQAESVSALFGLRVLVKGGHLGGSRAPDALVDASTATIVEFDGERIATTATHGTGCSLSSAVATLRVSRGGWEPAIEEARRWLRESIRHGEGLEVGSGHGPVSHFAGLWSRGGTTTAPTPAELEAEWWSSIDDVRAGIDQLPFIRGLADGTLRTAPFLDYLAQDALYLGDYARVLAEASRLAPDAAAQAFWANSAHGALVGELELHASWLGGEASVSGPAEPDATTTAYLDHLLATAARGDYPVLVAALLPCFWLYTDLGERLAAGEFGAAALAPEHPYASWLATYADPAFAAATRQAVAIVTDAASRARPEVRARMHRAFRVSSAHELAFFDRA
- the cspE gene encoding transcription antiterminator/RNA stability regulator CspE, translating into MATGTVKWFNSEKGFGFIAPDDGSADVFAHFSAISGAGYRNLEEGQKVEFDTEQGQKGPQAANIRAL
- the glsA gene encoding glutaminase A, whose amino-acid sequence is MPVDMTHPVLTTLESVLDTARPLTSGAVADYIPELAKVDAESLGISLVSSRGDVHDAGDSDIAFTIQSVSKPFVLALALDEHGLDEVTKHVGLEPSGEPFNAISLDAETGRPLNPMINAGAMVTSSLIAGATADEKFAVIKDGLERFAGRDLIVDEDVFDSETSTGDRNRALAYLALSTGSLAASVDVATAAYFRQCSVAVTARDLAIMAATLATGGVNPTTRERVISEDAARWTTAVMTSCGMYDDSGTWMVNVGLPAKSGVGGGIVAVQPGQFGIGTFSPRLDERGNSVRGVAMLEALSKRYGLHMLSHRGEPHSPVGSLRSEEGRTVAELRGEIYFAAAEEIFTRLTPLMNDDGCLVLDFSNVTRVGLAVKELFRAVPQLVGETSSGQPRAIVVDPDGVLDEA
- the thiM gene encoding hydroxyethylthiazole kinase — its product is MSPMRDRLSVNHAQQQLERLRETSPLTHCITNSVVTNFTANALLAIGAAPAMVDIVGEAGPFARVAGGLLVNLGTPTPEQRDAAREAVAGASEAGTPWVLDPVAIGALPIRTALARELVAHRPTVVRGNASEILALAGEGAGGRGVDAADSTDAATDAAEHLARTYGSVVAVSGPVDLITDGTRTARISNGDALLTRITGGGCALGAIMAAFLATAPAHDTRAAGTGHPDDVTPDDTAFDATVAATLVYTIAAELAAARSNGPGTFATQFLDALAAMTPARLGERARLTVTSLATV